Within Topomyia yanbarensis strain Yona2022 chromosome 2, ASM3024719v1, whole genome shotgun sequence, the genomic segment tggtttaaTATAATTATTCAGATGATAAGATAGTAAAAAAGCACTTGCCGGCATGAGTCATGTGTGGTTTACCGAATgccgaaatataaaaaaaaactggtaGTTCATTAGGCAATGGCGAAAATGGTGTGAACGGTACATATAGTCATAGCGGAATATTGAAGGACTGATAGAAGCCGTGAACACGTTTTTACTTGAATACGATTAAAGTTACTCATCGAAATCGTGACTATTACTCCTATTGGGCTCTTAGTTTCTCCATTAATTGTTTTGATCTATTTTTGCGATGATGTTGCATTATTACTGACGTAGTCATCTAcactgaaaaacaaaaatatgcatagttagcatactttctattcgcTTCTCTTTTCTTCtaatgtgatttttatgcattttcatgcatatacttctagtaagcattcaataagtggatagaccgaatatgcccaatgcataaaatttacagcagaagaaacgagaggcagatagaaaagtatgctatcgttgcataaataaaattctgcgtgtaatTTAGACCAAACACGAACATACTTTTTCTATAGTCGATATGATATAGAGAAACCAACTTATTGATAAATAACCAATGAACCTTTTTATTGTTCACTTTTCAGCAAGGACCGCGAGGAGTCGCGGGAGCGTCGTGAGGAGAAGGAACGCAAGGAGCGAAAACATCGTCGCGAGCGCTCTGCAAAATGCGCCGAAGAACGCCGCAGTGCTCGCTATGGGCACGGAACCGGTCATCATTTCAACTTTTCCCATCTGATCAACCAGGTGATTGACCCGGCGAACATTTCTGCTTTCCTATCGGCGGATGCCGCAGCGGCTGCTGCTGCAGCTGCTGCCGAATCCGCTCACGAAGCCGCTCGCGCCACGATGGCCAACTGTCCAATGTTTTCTACGGCAAGCCACACAAGTTCTTCGTCTGCTACTGCCACATCATCGGCTTCTACTTCCGCTCAGCCCGACAACAACGCTAGTGCTGAAAAACCCGAAGAGGGTTCTGCTGCTTCATCCACCAGTGACGGACCACAAAAAGAAAATGCTTTTGATCTATCATGGCTATCTCCAACACCGGAAAGTATTCAGAAAATTAATCAAACATTTTCAAAGATTTTAGATCCGTTGGGAATGAATATCGAAATTCGAAGCAACGGCTCTGCTCCGAAACCTGCACAAACGCAGACTCCTCCTGAGGAGAAAAAGGACAAAACTACCGAGACGGCTAACACTCCGACGACCAGCACTCCGAGTCAAACTTTGCCAGTTGTTGATGGAACCAGTAACAAATCAACTGAAATTGACCCAATTGCAGATCTAGAGCAAAAATTGCAGGCCGCTTTACTTGCCGATACTTTGAACAAGAAAGGACAACACAACAATTTTACACACAGTGATGATGACGATTCTTCGTCTGTTAGCAGTGTTTCTCTATTGAGCGACAATGAGGCTGGTAATGgagagaaaaatgaaaaaaggtgGACACTGGTTGACCTTCCAGATGACGCAGATAAGCCTACTACAGAACAGACTACCGAAATCGCCGAAGAGGCTACGGCTGAACCAAATGTTCCATCTTCAATGACACAAGCATCGGTAACACCTGCTACTCCAGCATCTGTCCCGGAGGTAGCTTCGGCATCCTCGGCCCCCGTTATGTCGATCGATTACGAACAATTGGGCAAAGCTTTGAAGCAACACATCGAAGCAGAAAAACAGGCTGCCGCGGCATCAAAAACATTGTCGACTCCACCAACCGTGGCAACGTCGTCACGTCCGATCCAGGGTGCAATCCCTCTACCGCCATTCGTTTCGCAGCCAATTCCGGTGGAAATTCAACTACCGTCGCCAGTTTCTCTACCGACTCGAACTGCAATCCCTATGCCAGCTCCGGTCATCTCTTTGAAGCAGAGCTTCGAGGCTTCAAAACAGGCTGCTGAAgcttcaacaactttgccaaccGTCGCTTCATCTCCATCGAAACCGATTCATGCTATGCCGACCCCGATTCGTGTTCCACAGGCAAACCCGAATATTACCTATAGTTCCAGTACGTTCTAAAAGAAGATTGCTTCTGTTTCAAGATTttaatcatatttttttttgatttgttgTAGGATCCCACGTGAACCATGCCGTTCATGCGATGATTGCTATGGGTTTCAGCAACGAAGGAGGATGGCTGGTTCAACTGTTGGAGTCCGTCAATGGTGATATCCCGCGGGCATTGGATCTTTTGACCCCGCACAAAATTAATCCCTAAGCAATAGGGGAGCTGTTTTTTTAAGAGCATAACTTATATTAACATACCTTGTTACGATATTGTTCGTGAAAGTGCAGTGATTATAGCAATACAGAATTAATCTTTGTGACACGCTATGTGCACAACATAACTTATAAATATTACGGACAAGGTGATAGATGTTAGATTTTAAGCGCCGTATTTTGGAGTTGAGtcacattttattttatttcgaatatttttacCCATAATTACCGTACAAATGTAATAtgtataattgtcccatgttctccATGATCCTCTATGCACAcgagacaattatgcgtagaacggtaCTGTTTCATAAATTGCAAAACTGTCAAATGGTTTCACATCGAAACTTATTGAATTTAGTTGACTAGTTTTGCTTTCGTATAATTAACCTGTAGAAAAAGTTCACTGTATATTCACTATTTCAGCTACTGCTGTTTATACATCGTTCGAGAATGTAACGTAAAATGATTCAATACAAAATCTTAAttcttgttttttaaaatatcacAGGCCTTATTCTCACTGTCACCTCACCAGTGAGGTGAACTGAGAGCGAAAAGAGCGAtcatgggccctattctcacagtcacttCACTTAGTGACTGGAAGAAAttttctagtcactaggtgacgtgactgagaatagggcccctgtACTAAAAACCACgccattttgtaattttgtcatGCTAAGACTCTTTTTAGCGAGACACAAGGGCAAAATATTGAGTGCAGTGTATCAAGCGATCAGAGTAGCCCAGAAAACGTCCCgttaatttctatttcaatCAGCCTTTTTCTGCAGTACGGCGGAtcgctttttcgaacgaatgtgatttgcattctcaataacgacagcaaaattAAACGGGAGTCTACTTCGATCGAACCATATTCGTTCGAAAATGTGATCCGtggtaatgcagaataaggctgaatATTTCAGCAAGACTCAAATTGAAATCCTTCAATAACTTGTTTATTTAGCATGGCGAAAGTTTAACATATATTTTCAATATATAAAACAGATAAATAATAAATCATTGATTATTCGTAGGATCTCGTGCACGTGACTTTCTATTTAGAGCGGAGGCCTTCTTTCGCGGTGGGGATacacggccctattctgcgcggcgtgtgacgtgagacgactaatctcacctcaccctacgtgacttttctcacccaattctgaagagtcacttcgggtgacgtgagacgcccatttaaccgcaatggggaatctcacctcacccgagtcgactctcagaatagggtgaaaaacctgttttaatccacctagcggtgcaattgtgcctttctcatttctctaaactatggcacggaggctttttatgttcaacataattgtggaaatgtccattacattcttagtccactttgcacttatacacaatggcatgccagccacgaacttgatgagctacgtgtcgacggtgaaacacttgaaacaaaaaaatatcatactccattagcctaatcagcattagatcaatgttatctgcttgctaactcattttgtcatgcggggatgggtatgtgaggagggcgaaagtcccatgaacgaacgactccccagcttaaattggtatgctttgtaatatagtggtggtttaaagatgatggggttgaaagggaggggtatgaggtggtggtctgaggggtgatttaaggagatttttaaaggaggggagtgaacagtagagggggggtgtaacccctctccgtaaactatcaactacgctcctgttaaaatccagaaaccttatgctagtcgaaaaaaaaatttggccgggattaggttgacgtttttcagagtgattgcataacctttctatatgagaaaggcaaaaatgtgcaaaatccaaaaaagtgaatcttcgtcaaatttttttcgtgtttgcatcaaatctcgacgttttatgcaccttgaatacatttagcatcaaaaataaaaattctatttttaatttttcctatagtttttatgagaaatttctgtgtggccacactctgaaacccgtaattccggaaccagaattccgatcgatccaaaattcaatagcagccgatgggaaggttgcacctttcatttgagactaagtttgggcaaatcggtccagccatctctgagaaaaatgagtgacattatttgacacatacgcacatacatacacacacacatacacacacacatacacacacatacatacacacatacagactttttccgatctcgacgaactgagtcgaatgggatatgacactcggccctctgggccgggattaggttgacgtttttcagagtgattgcataacctttctatatgagaaaggcaaaaagtcacgtaaagtgaggtgatattagtcgtctcacgtcacacgccgcgcagaatagggccgacgGTTGTCTGCTCGCCTACTGCATCTTTGGGATTATTAACTTCTCTCACGTCGAGGTCTTCTTAGTTAAAGCTGTATTGGTGTCTACGGTCGGATGTTGTTTATTGCTCCTGGTACTTGCGCATGAGCAACTTAaacccgtcgtcattgttattaaCGTCCTCGCCTATAGTGCTAACAGttgattttggggtgctggatgttGTATTGCAGTTGCCTTTGGCCAATTTGGCCTCCGTTTGTAATTCTCGCAAGGATTGTTTATGGCGTGCCGTCTGATTTTAATacatgggtcattccatgcgaagtgatcaaggcacgtgtaatcgacctccacggatttgaacaaaatttagaggaattgttcatctagggccaatatataaaaacccaaatttttgtgacagttgaaccacccctcgggtcatgggagcaccccccgttttggcaaattgccaaaacccttgattttcttttgatcatatctccggttctatttactctagaatcaaaccacaagatagcttttgaagaaaattgttcaaggagtctataaaaaatattattttttgccgacagtgttgccaactatgccattttttcagttaaatatcaaaagttaatttttctctaaatacgtatattttaattttgaaaattttaatgccatcgcgttcctcagatatttttacataaaaaacacttatcatcccaacataatatgagcgcatcctaaGATACACCgatttgaagagaaaaaaccgcaatttcccatataaaatcgcaagtgcgcaacactaaaaaaccaacttgagtattctgagttcaaacataatttttcgtgaagtagacgagaaatgatgaaaaactacgtatttggtttgcttctagcagatcagggtcgatttttatgacagtttgaagattttttcaattttggccaataaaaatggacttttatatgagaaaatcggagtttttcccttcaaaacggtatatctcaggatgcgctcatattatattgggacgataagtgtttttatgtaaaaatgtctgaggaacgcgatggcattaaaattttcaaaattaaaatatacgtatttagagaaaaattaacttttaatatttaactgaaaaaattgcatagttggcaacactgtcggcaaaaaataatattttttatagactccttgaacaattttcttcaaaatcttgtggtttgatactagagtaaatagaaccggagatatgatcaaaagaaaatcaagggttttggcaatttgccaaaacggggggtgctcccatgacccgaggggtggttcaattgacacaaaaatttgggtttttatatattggccctagatgaacaattcctctaaattttgttcaaatccgtgaaggtcgatttcaagtttgcatctttttttgatcacttcgcgtggaatgacccacatGCATGTTATGGGCGTTATGTGATTTTTGAATTGTACGGTCAAGTAgggtctttcgatccgcattcTCAGCATAAAGAAAtgtctccaagtatcaggtgcaACTGATCCTACGTCTCCGTATAGCGACATGCATTTTACAATTAGCTTAGAAGGGGTATGCGGTCATGTCGCCTTACCTTTATATTGTCATTTTTCATGTGCGCGGGAATCTTAATCCCTATGCTATCACTTTCATCCACGCGTTTTAGATTGTTCGGTAAAACGAATATATCTGCCTGGTTgcccaagcaaccagaagttcggataatacttaaaaagcacactttaaagttcacataaagttcttagcgaactttcaagctgcttaagctttaatggaacttaacctgcttaagccgctattagaacataaaacgtactgaaaaattactttaaacgagaagcttatgcagctcccttatacgaacttttggttgcttgggtgaGCTCCATTTTCACATTTAGAAAATATTCCGATTCACGAAAACTCAGCGGTATAAACCAATATTCAAAGTCAACGATCGCGGCGTAGGGTCGGATCAACGATCCTACTGTGGAAGATAGCAAGTTTGCCATGATTTTGTAGACGCtacgtaaaataaaataatatttcattcaTTGTTTCACCGTTGATTAAGCAAGTTATTATTTCTTTGTCGTCCAATAGGTTATGGGCCCAGTCGCTTAGTAACCAGTCAacaaagtgaaaatttttcctGAAGCGAAACCTAAAATGGAAAAAGTACAAGTAGCGAagctaaatgaatcaaattatagCAGCTGGAAGTTCAGCCTCGAATTGCTGCTGATTCGTGAAAACCTCTGGCAGTACGTTATCAAGCAACGACCCGAAGAAGAAGCTGCAACGGAACACGCTATAGGAAATGCTACCGTTGTCGAAGCATGGGACTGCGGTGACCAACGAGCGTGAGCTACGATCGGTCTTTTGATGGAAAGCAATCAACATGGCTTAATCAAACAGACGAAAACGGTGCGCGAAGCTAGGAACAAGTTGAGAGATCACTTCGAAAATCTAACGCTGACATCGAAGGTATCAGATCTGCGTCTTTCCGTGGCAGGGCTAAAACTGGACGATAAACTGCAGGTTGCTCTGGTACTGAGTAGTCTTCcgaaatcgttcaacacgttGACGACCGCTCTGGAGAGCCGAGCTGATGATGAATTGACATTGGAGCTGGCGAAGACCAAGCTGATCGACGAAGTTACGAAACAGGGAAGCTACGAGTCCGTTATGAAAGCTGGATTCAGCAAGAAACTAATTTGTCATTGCAAAAAGCTTGGTCATAAGCAAAGGGATTGTCGGAAGCAGGCAAGCGACCTTGCAATGGATACCAAAAGCAGCCAGAGACGCCAGAAGAATCCGCCCAAAGCAAAAGCGGTACGTGAAGCGAGAAGTGGAAATTGTGCATTCACAATGATGGGAACTGGAAAACCGGTAAGTTGGATCGTCGAGTCGGGAGCGACATCTCACATGTGCGCCGAACGGGATTTGTTTCTTGAGCTGAACGAAACGATACACGAAAATGTTATGTTAGCCGACGGGACAATGACAGCTGCAAGAGGGAAAGGAACGTGTCAAGTAGACTGTTGCGATTTGGAAGGTAAGAAACGTACAATTACACTTTCGGATGCCCTATTCGTTCCAAGCCTGGAGACAAACTTAATTTCCGTACGTAAGCTAGTTGCTAAAGGCGGAAAGGTGTTTTTCGACGCAGAGAACTGCAAAATCTTGAAAGGCGCGCAGGTAGCAGCTGTAGCGGTTATATCTGGTGGATTATATTGTATAAAGAATGCTGAAAACGCCATGAACGTAAACTAGCAAAGGCACTCGAGTAATTGTCAACATAGCTGGCACAGGAAAATGGGCCACCGTGACAACGAAGCCATTCAAGAGTTGTTCAGAAAGAAGCTTGCGACCGGAATACAAATCGAAGATTGTGGTACTCGGACCGTGTGCGAGTTCTGCCTAAAAAGCAAATTTGCCAGACTTCCGTTTCCGAAAAAGTCAAAGAAAAGATCGGAAAAACCATTAGATCTCCTTCACGTTGATGTATGCGGTCCGATGAAAAACGTTACGCCAGGATGATGTCGGTACTACCTCACAGTCACCGATGACTATTCTCGATACACAACCGTGTTTTTAATGCGAGAGAAATCTGATGCTGGAGAAAAGCTGAGGGATTTCGTTATGAAAGTAAAGACGTCATTCGGTAGGCCACCGAAAATTGTGCGCTCCGATAACGGTGGTGAATTCAAGAATATTTCACTGGACAAGTTTTTCAAGCAAGAAGGAATCAGGCTGAAATTTACTACACCGTACACGCCGCAGCAAAATGGAGTCGCTGAACGCAAAAACCGATCactgaatgaaatgacaagATGCATGCTACAAGACGCCGGATTACCAACGAAGTACTGGGCTGAAGCTGTGAACACGGCAAGCTATCTCCAAAACCGACTACCTACTAAGTCAATTGATGTCACACCATATGAAGAATGGTTTGGAGAAAAACCTGACCTAAGCCACTTACAAGTGTTTGGTGGAGACGCGTACGTTTGGATACCACAGCAGAATCGAACGAAGTTGGATGCAGCAGCGCAGAAGATGACTTTTGTCGGTTATTCCACGCAACAGAAAGCGTACCGATTTTTGAATAGAAACACCGGACATGTCATCAACAGCAGAGACGCTCGTTTCGTGCCAACTAGCCGTgttgaagaagaagaaaaagacaaTGGAAGTACCATTGAATGTCGTTTTCCTTCAACCGACCACTTCCAAACTAACTCATTTCCTTTTGTTGCATATGCTATTGACCTAAATCTAACGATTATATCaacaaaatgtttagttcgtacTAATCGAGTACTgaccatgcactgctagaccCCGTGCAAAACTgattcagacatcacttcgttaaaagtttaataacttcttttaacaacgCCAGATTCActggcagtcttcgacaaagttgtaggcaattatattatctttcttattttcacttacagtgattaCACGATGCAAacaatgccacctagcggcgaaaatgcgagttagtgggttttctccatgtaaattgtcaaaaaatcccatgcaaacttcaggcacgttggtccggtagctagacttgtccgattggcttcaaatttggagcaagtactcctggtgggactaggaatcgactcagacatgggccgataggggtaattttttttctgtcactctagagTGAGTGAGTGGTAcacccacagcgaccaccaagcgatccggTACACTATCGGAAGCAATAGACAGTCGGACCCGTGTGATCCAATCAAACGAACGGAGGTGGAAAACAACGAAGTTCGACAAGGGAGTCTTCGCCGAAGCGTCGAGGCGTGAGCGCAATCACATTGACTTCAGTGCAGATGAAGTGATAATGGCATTAGCAAGAGCGTGCGATGCAACCATGCCAAGAGAAGGTAAGCCAAGGTACAGTCGCCGCTCAGCTTTCTGGTAGGATTCGGCGATTGCCGACTGACGTGCATGCTGCCACTGAGCCCGGAGGAAGATGTCGAGGGACCGAAACGTCGTTGAAACGGATGCCATAAGGCGGCAAAAGCCGCACATAACAAGGAAATCAAACTCAGTAAGAAAGTCGGCCTAGTTGAGTTTTACTGCAACGCCAATtcaaatccgtggggtgacgcctataGAGTTTCCATGGCGAAGATAAGAGAACCGGCAGTACCAACGGATA encodes:
- the LOC131682196 gene encoding protein ref(2)P codes for the protein MVFPEALKVTIVQKSGEQENFVMSVTRHREICHSYENLKNEIVARYPGLVQSDEIKFYWIDDEGDEITIVNHADYFDYMDSSTANGTQKRRIYVKGINKPKKVMIEESPMEGCSTSKEESTQESLPEDVPIHQNIICDVCDDIIRGHRYKCLQCFNYDLCMRCEAKYRHKDHLMVRIPTPQISRRGPFRLFDKLRGMAAEASSQSGFATASDVHEDEYENCKRSKRYHRRHSKDREESRERREEKERKERKHRRERSAKCAEERRSARYGHGTGHHFNFSHLINQVIDPANISAFLSADAAAAAAAAAAESAHEAARATMANCPMFSTASHTSSSSATATSSASTSAQPDNNASAEKPEEGSAASSTSDGPQKENAFDLSWLSPTPESIQKINQTFSKILDPLGMNIEIRSNGSAPKPAQTQTPPEEKKDKTTETANTPTTSTPSQTLPVVDGTSNKSTEIDPIADLEQKLQAALLADTLNKKGQHNNFTHSDDDDSSSVSSVSLLSDNEAGNGEKNEKRWTLVDLPDDADKPTTEQTTEIAEEATAEPNVPSSMTQASVTPATPASVPEVASASSAPVMSIDYEQLGKALKQHIEAEKQAAAASKTLSTPPTVATSSRPIQGAIPLPPFVSQPIPVEIQLPSPVSLPTRTAIPMPAPVISLKQSFEASKQAAEASTTLPTVASSPSKPIHAMPTPIRVPQANPNITYSSRSHVNHAVHAMIAMGFSNEGGWLVQLLESVNGDIPRALDLLTPHKINP